The Acanthopagrus latus isolate v.2019 chromosome 13, fAcaLat1.1, whole genome shotgun sequence genome contains a region encoding:
- the pitpnab gene encoding phosphatidylinositol transfer protein alpha isoform, whose amino-acid sequence MLIKEFRVILPISVEEYQVGQLYSVAEASKNETGGGEGVEVLKNEPYEKEGEKGQYTHKIYHLQSKVPSFVRMLAPASALNIHEKAWNAYPYCRTVITNEYMKDNFLIKIETWHKPDTGHLENVHGLDPETWKKVDVVYIDIADRTQVEPKDYKPEEDPCRYKSVKTGRGPLGPDWKKELPNKKDCPHMCAYKLVTVKFKWWGLQNKVENFIQKQEKRLFTNFHRQLFCWIDKWIDLNMEDIRRMEEETRKELDEMRVKDPVKGMVALED is encoded by the exons taccAGGTCGGCCAGCTGTACTCTGTGGCCGAGGCCAGTAAGAATGAGACGGGTGGAGGCGAAGGAGTGGAGGTGCTTAAAAATGAGCCGTAcgagaaagaaggagagaagggacagtacacacacaaaatctacCATTTGCAGAG TAAAGTGCCGTCATTCGTCAGAATGTTGGCTCCGGCTTCAGCTCTCAACATCCACGAGAAGGCCTGGAACGCATACCCATACTGTcgcacag TTATCACT AACGAGTATATGAAAGATAACTTCTTGATCAAGATCGAGACATGGCACAAACCTGACACTGGACATCTcgaaaat GTACACGGTTTGGATCCAGAAACCTGGAAGAAGGTGGATGTAGTCTATATTGATATTGCGGACAGAACCCAAGTGGAGCCGAAG GACTACAAGCCAGAGGAGGATCCCTGCAGGTACAAGTCAGTGAAGACAGGACGAGGCCCTCTCGGACCCGACTGGAAG AAGGAGCTCCCTAACAAGAAAGACTGCCCACACATGTGTGCCTACAAACTGGTCACTGTCAAATTCAAGTGGTGGGGTCTGCAAAATAAAGTGGAGAACTTCATTCAGAAG CAAGAGAAGCGTTTGTTCACTAATTTCCACCGTCAGCTCTTCTGCTGGATTGACAAGTGGATTGACTTGAACATGGAAGACATTCGTCgcatggaggaggagacgcGCAAGGAGCTAGATGAG ATGAGAGTGAAGGACCCAGTGAAAGGGATGGTGGCTCTAGAGGACTGA